A region from the Paenibacillus humicola genome encodes:
- a CDS encoding chemotaxis protein CheX, with protein sequence MKAEYINPFLESARIVIEQVVQIRPATGQLSVKDVKFIENYVWIQIGLNGQMNGDIVFGLSEDVALKMISAMMGGYAISELDEMGKSAISELGNMISGNASTMLYNQGVKVDITPPKVMHSAQSAGFAMQKALAIPLIMEGIGELDIQVLIAS encoded by the coding sequence ATGAAGGCCGAATATATTAATCCCTTCCTGGAATCTGCCAGAATCGTTATCGAGCAAGTGGTTCAAATCCGGCCGGCTACCGGACAGCTCAGTGTGAAGGACGTCAAGTTTATCGAAAATTACGTATGGATTCAAATCGGCTTGAACGGCCAGATGAATGGCGATATCGTCTTCGGCCTCAGCGAAGACGTCGCGCTCAAAATGATCTCTGCGATGATGGGCGGATACGCCATTTCCGAGCTCGACGAGATGGGCAAGAGCGCAATCTCCGAGCTGGGCAACATGATCAGCGGCAACGCGAGTACGATGCTTTACAATCAAGGCGTCAAGGTGGACATCACTCCGCCGAAAGTAATGCATTCCGCGCAATCGGCCGGCTTCGCGATGCAGAAAGCGCTCGCGATACCGCTAATTATGGAGGGAATTGGCGAATTGGACATTCAAGTATTAATTGCATCGTAA
- a CDS encoding SDR family NAD(P)-dependent oxidoreductase, with translation MKGKIVLITGASSGIGAETAKLLAERGAVPVLTGRDERRLESSANAIGGPCRRYRLDVTDDGDVDRVVRLAFDEFGRIDVLVNNAGFGVFERFEDAPLLHFSEMMDTNYMGIVRCAKAVLPLMRQQGDGHIVNVISLAGKIATPKSAGYAASKHAALGLTNAMRMELAPYGIAVSAVNPGPVDTPFFDKADPGGAYKTSIGRYMLPQRRVAETIARVIERRTPEADLPLALSLGIRLYGLMPRLADRVAGRMFSRK, from the coding sequence ATGAAAGGGAAAATCGTCCTGATAACCGGGGCTTCCAGCGGGATCGGAGCGGAAACGGCGAAGCTGCTTGCCGAGCGGGGAGCGGTGCCCGTCTTGACGGGCCGAGACGAGCGGAGACTGGAGAGCTCGGCAAACGCAATCGGCGGCCCGTGCCGCCGCTACCGGCTCGATGTGACCGACGACGGCGACGTCGATCGGGTCGTGCGTCTGGCGTTCGACGAATTCGGCCGGATCGACGTGCTGGTGAACAATGCCGGCTTCGGTGTGTTCGAGCGCTTCGAGGATGCGCCGCTCCTGCATTTTTCGGAAATGATGGACACGAATTATATGGGCATCGTCCGCTGCGCGAAGGCGGTGCTCCCGCTCATGAGGCAGCAGGGCGACGGCCATATTGTGAACGTCATTTCGCTGGCGGGCAAAATCGCCACGCCGAAGTCGGCCGGCTATGCCGCCTCGAAGCATGCGGCGCTGGGGCTTACGAATGCGATGCGGATGGAGCTTGCGCCTTACGGCATAGCCGTCTCTGCCGTTAACCCCGGACCGGTCGACACGCCTTTTTTCGACAAGGCGGATCCCGGAGGCGCGTACAAGACGAGCATCGGCCGGTATATGCTGCCGCAGCGCCGTGTCGCCGAAACGATCGCGCGCGTCATTGAGCGGCGGACGCCGGAGGCCGATCTGCCGCTAGCCTTGTCGCTCGGTATCCGGCTGTACGGCTTGATGCCGAGACTAGCGGACCGGGTGGCGGGACGAATGTTCAGCCGCAAATAG
- a CDS encoding AraC family transcriptional regulator produces the protein MNKSWFRRLLLSYLPAFFGITMLLFFLFFQSLNEQNRKEAARANEFLAQQAILFTDNALKTIDYSVVREILTDPAVTKFFSLDENDVYANIQALKVMDNLKAAYPMIDSVYFVRAGDLFLLGSAPKEMNDFPDKTFIEPYLNGALPERWTGVRMFKTIPDGTGKPVVTLVRSAPYFTGQKRGLFVVNVSVAGLQNAVRQMYNPGISFVRLIDADGQTVLGGGTDAKGRNPVFSAYTSPYTGWKVESGLLHQDGLAFTLHLYNLWTLLAVATVAAGILWFIHVTRKNCKPIQQIVSLIRTGSPGELLAREADGGGRNTGELGFIQHTLERLMEQTEQFRKQHQQDLILLKKVLFQELLEGTRPNGQEDCEAELAKLGYEVKGRIPFVQVLEIDGYRLFTNAYSPHDQRLLKFTLYIVLHETAQQHHADVWAEWTADNRLTAILWERDSAASGAARNAIMEAVREWTEQNLKFTVTIGMPGEASGLRGIRGAYENALQLLQFKAVLGPNRVIAPGHTAGRTQAETNEWAYTACSLAQTLRLCGSEWPGQLGLLFAQIRDALTPRSEIDGMLQFLCRHLEREFAELSKEYRRIWKTAQAELQALQKHWETAGELEDGCRRIFAAMASQMDELKDSYGARAIVTEIRKFIIGNYANPDLSLDFLSDKFQLNAKQVSKMFKEEFGENFVDFLIGIRMSRAKELLAETQKSMQQISLEVGYYNYNSFNRAFKNTVGLSPRDFRKQGSQSA, from the coding sequence ATGAACAAAAGCTGGTTCCGCAGACTCCTGCTTTCCTACCTTCCCGCTTTTTTCGGCATTACCATGCTCCTGTTTTTCCTCTTTTTTCAATCGCTCAACGAACAAAACCGCAAAGAAGCGGCAAGGGCCAACGAATTTCTGGCCCAGCAGGCCATTCTGTTTACGGATAACGCCTTGAAAACGATCGATTACAGCGTGGTCAGGGAGATTTTAACCGATCCGGCCGTGACCAAATTTTTCAGCCTCGACGAAAACGACGTGTATGCGAACATTCAAGCGTTGAAGGTGATGGACAACCTGAAGGCGGCCTATCCGATGATCGATTCCGTCTATTTCGTCCGCGCCGGGGACCTTTTTCTGCTCGGGAGCGCACCGAAGGAGATGAACGATTTTCCCGATAAAACGTTTATCGAGCCGTATTTGAACGGAGCGTTGCCGGAGCGGTGGACGGGCGTCCGGATGTTCAAAACGATTCCGGACGGTACGGGCAAGCCGGTCGTGACTCTGGTGCGGAGCGCACCTTATTTCACCGGTCAGAAACGAGGGCTGTTCGTCGTAAACGTCAGCGTCGCCGGCCTGCAGAACGCGGTCAGGCAAATGTACAATCCCGGCATCAGCTTTGTGCGGCTGATCGATGCGGACGGACAAACCGTGCTCGGCGGCGGCACAGACGCCAAAGGACGGAACCCGGTTTTTTCCGCCTATACGTCGCCGTATACCGGTTGGAAGGTGGAAAGCGGCCTGCTTCATCAGGACGGGCTGGCGTTCACCCTCCACCTGTACAATCTATGGACTCTGCTGGCAGTCGCGACCGTTGCCGCCGGCATCCTGTGGTTCATCCATGTCACCCGAAAAAACTGCAAGCCGATTCAGCAGATCGTATCGCTGATCCGCACCGGCTCGCCGGGTGAGCTGCTGGCGCGGGAGGCGGACGGAGGCGGGAGAAACACCGGCGAGCTCGGTTTCATTCAGCATACGCTGGAGCGGCTGATGGAGCAGACGGAGCAGTTCCGGAAGCAGCATCAGCAGGACCTGATCCTGCTCAAAAAGGTGCTGTTCCAGGAGCTGCTGGAGGGGACGCGTCCGAACGGGCAGGAGGACTGCGAAGCGGAGCTTGCCAAGCTTGGGTACGAGGTGAAGGGCAGAATCCCTTTTGTCCAGGTGCTCGAGATCGACGGCTACCGTCTGTTTACGAATGCCTACAGCCCGCACGATCAGAGGCTGCTTAAATTCACGCTGTACATCGTGCTGCATGAAACGGCGCAGCAGCACCATGCGGACGTCTGGGCCGAATGGACGGCCGACAACCGGCTGACCGCCATCCTGTGGGAGCGGGACAGCGCTGCGTCGGGAGCGGCGCGTAATGCCATCATGGAGGCGGTGCGCGAATGGACGGAGCAGAATCTGAAGTTCACGGTGACCATCGGCATGCCGGGCGAGGCTTCCGGCTTGCGCGGCATTCGCGGCGCATACGAGAACGCCCTGCAATTGCTCCAGTTTAAAGCGGTGCTCGGCCCGAACCGGGTGATCGCTCCCGGGCATACGGCCGGACGGACGCAGGCGGAGACGAACGAATGGGCCTACACCGCCTGTTCGCTGGCGCAGACGCTGCGGCTTTGCGGCAGCGAATGGCCCGGGCAGCTCGGGCTGTTGTTCGCGCAAATCCGGGATGCGTTAACTCCGCGCAGCGAAATTGACGGCATGCTGCAGTTTTTGTGCCGGCATCTGGAACGCGAATTTGCCGAGCTGTCGAAGGAATACCGCCGGATTTGGAAAACGGCGCAGGCGGAGCTGCAGGCGCTGCAAAAGCATTGGGAAACGGCCGGCGAGCTGGAGGACGGCTGCAGGCGCATATTTGCCGCGATGGCGTCGCAGATGGACGAGCTGAAGGATTCGTACGGCGCACGCGCTATTGTGACGGAAATACGCAAATTTATTATCGGGAACTACGCAAATCCGGATCTGTCGCTCGATTTTTTGAGCGATAAATTTCAACTGAACGCCAAGCAGGTCAGCAAAATGTTCAAGGAGGAATTCGGCGAGAACTTCGTCGACTTTCTGATCGGCATCCGGATGAGCAGGGCGAAGGAGCTGCTCGCCGAAACGCAAAAATCGATGCAGCAGATCAGCCTGGAGGTCGGCTATTACAATTACAATTCCTTCAATCGCGCCTTCAAAAACACCGTCGGGCTGTCGCCGAGAGATTTCCGCAAGCAGGGCAGCCAGTCCGCTTAA
- a CDS encoding MFS transporter: MERWKRNLWLLWFGSFVTAASFSMVIPFLPLFLIQIGETQHVEMWSGLLFSSAFFAGAIASPFWGAVGDRYGRKPMIVRAGFALFVIYILTSLVTNAYEILALRLLQGLLSGFIPGAIALVGTNTPEHKVGYALSVMSTATATGSIMGPLLGGIIARLVSTRIAFASAGILVLLATLLVLFWVKEEKFVPSKTRSSVFQTLKIASRNQTFFLVLVLSLLTQFSVMTIEPVLPLYIVQIGGSVKDASLLAGIVFSLVGIASIIFAPRWGKLADKYGFNKILVIGLLVGGLGNIAQIPFHNIWGFSIIRFIYGAFFCAVFPALNGMVVRSTPSDFRGRAFSLNQSAGQIGGMLGPLVGGAISGVFSIHSVFWVTGLLLLATTGLAYWSGRETLQTAAVKRV; this comes from the coding sequence ATGGAACGTTGGAAGCGTAATTTGTGGCTGCTCTGGTTCGGCTCATTCGTCACGGCGGCGAGTTTCTCGATGGTCATTCCTTTTCTCCCTTTGTTTCTCATTCAGATCGGCGAGACGCAGCATGTCGAGATGTGGTCGGGGCTGCTGTTCAGCAGCGCTTTCTTCGCCGGGGCGATTGCATCCCCGTTCTGGGGGGCGGTCGGCGACCGTTACGGGCGCAAGCCGATGATCGTCCGCGCCGGCTTCGCGCTCTTTGTTATTTATATACTGACCTCGCTCGTTACGAACGCTTACGAGATTCTTGCGCTCCGCCTGCTTCAAGGGCTGCTCAGCGGATTCATTCCCGGCGCGATCGCGCTGGTCGGCACGAATACGCCCGAGCATAAGGTCGGCTACGCGCTGTCGGTCATGTCGACGGCAACGGCGACCGGCAGCATTATGGGCCCGCTGCTCGGCGGCATCATCGCGCGGCTCGTCAGCACCCGGATCGCCTTCGCCAGCGCCGGCATCCTCGTCCTGCTGGCCACGCTGCTCGTGCTGTTCTGGGTGAAGGAAGAGAAATTCGTGCCGAGCAAAACGCGAAGCTCCGTCTTCCAGACGCTGAAAATCGCCTCGCGCAACCAGACGTTTTTCCTTGTACTCGTCTTGTCGCTGCTCACCCAGTTTTCCGTCATGACCATCGAACCGGTTCTGCCGCTCTATATCGTGCAGATAGGCGGGTCCGTCAAAGACGCCTCGCTGCTCGCAGGCATCGTGTTCTCGCTGGTGGGCATCGCCAGCATTATTTTTGCGCCGAGGTGGGGGAAGCTGGCGGACAAATACGGCTTCAACAAAATATTGGTCATCGGCCTGCTTGTCGGCGGTCTCGGCAATATCGCGCAAATTCCGTTTCACAACATATGGGGCTTCTCGATTATCCGGTTCATTTACGGCGCCTTTTTCTGCGCGGTGTTCCCGGCGCTCAACGGCATGGTCGTACGCTCGACGCCGAGCGATTTCCGCGGCCGTGCGTTCAGCCTGAACCAATCGGCGGGGCAGATCGGCGGGATGCTCGGACCGCTCGTCGGCGGAGCGATCAGCGGAGTCTTCTCCATCCACAGCGTCTTCTGGGTGACCGGCCTCCTGCTGCTGGCCACGACGGGGCTCGCCTACTGGTCGGGACGGGAAACGCTGCAGACGGCCGCCGTCAAGCGCGTTTGA
- a CDS encoding HRDC domain-containing protein, producing MQIVFLNTFEKTGEDGRTASAQLSICEQNGVWSVIWTEEEGGKDESVWFEGGSWEEMITSFRHGVAVRMGEGYRPLVDGMLDDRRRNTGAGSLYTMLQCYGELHGNAELFETLRDWRRGRAIADKKSAYLVATNRLLWMISAFVPYELEELRQIPGWGEAKLAVYGEEVLAITRTVERATSFPLQWVAERLDPGAYSQWLFKQKENKYKTQMDRQHVKRILLSAISEGKTLDDMQAELELPRRELMERIERLETEGYDVEPLIERELKQMPESEQRLVWEALTSEGDRYLKPVLYKVYGEEAVQGKPLDLLYDKLRLIRLRYRRSKPEAM from the coding sequence ATGCAGATCGTATTTTTGAACACGTTTGAGAAAACCGGAGAAGACGGGCGCACGGCTTCGGCGCAGCTGTCGATTTGCGAGCAGAACGGCGTCTGGTCGGTCATCTGGACGGAGGAAGAGGGCGGGAAGGACGAATCCGTCTGGTTTGAAGGCGGCTCGTGGGAAGAGATGATCACCTCGTTCCGGCACGGCGTCGCCGTCAGGATGGGGGAAGGCTACCGGCCGCTTGTCGACGGCATGCTCGACGACCGCCGACGGAATACCGGCGCCGGCAGCCTGTATACGATGCTGCAGTGCTACGGGGAGCTGCACGGTAATGCGGAGCTGTTCGAGACGCTGCGGGACTGGCGGCGCGGACGGGCAATCGCGGACAAGAAATCCGCCTATCTGGTCGCCACCAACCGGCTGCTGTGGATGATCAGCGCCTTCGTGCCGTACGAGCTGGAGGAGCTGCGGCAAATTCCCGGCTGGGGCGAGGCGAAGCTGGCCGTTTACGGCGAAGAGGTGCTGGCCATCACGCGGACGGTCGAGCGAGCGACGTCGTTTCCGCTGCAGTGGGTTGCGGAGCGGCTGGACCCCGGCGCGTATTCGCAGTGGCTGTTCAAACAGAAAGAAAACAAATACAAAACGCAAATGGACCGGCAGCACGTGAAACGGATCCTGCTGAGCGCCATTTCGGAAGGGAAAACGCTCGATGACATGCAGGCGGAGCTGGAGCTTCCGCGCCGCGAGCTGATGGAGCGGATAGAAAGGCTGGAGACGGAAGGCTACGACGTCGAGCCGCTGATCGAACGGGAGCTGAAGCAAATGCCCGAATCGGAGCAGCGGCTCGTTTGGGAAGCGCTGACAAGCGAGGGAGACCGGTACCTGAAGCCGGTGCTGTATAAGGTGTATGGGGAAGAGGCCGTCCAGGGAAAGCCGCTCGATCTGCTATATGATAAGCTGCGGCTTATCCGCCTTCGCTACCGCCGCTCGAAGCCGGAGGCGATGTAG
- a CDS encoding DEAD/DEAH box helicase, giving the protein MTWESLGIDARLAAALREHRIETPTPVQAEAIPALLGGRDISAKSQTGSGKTLAYLLPALQRIDSDSSRLQAMVLAPTQELAMQIFRVAEIYCPPLGLRAQPLIGGASMQRQVEKLRQHPHIVIGTPGRIHELAAAGKLRLHHIRVLVIDEADQVFSLGSGREVETLLKGMVRDRQVAFFSATRPQTMADVERKWMTNPERIDVTAEPGAGSNVEHFYLVCDKRDKVDTARRLMRLMNPASALAFINDTDEIANYEAKFGYEGFAVETLYGDADKQRRAATLTRFRDGRCRLLLATDVAARGLDIENLPLVLHLDPALDADIYVHRSGRTGRMGRPGTVVSIVTPQQLFIMDKFARQLGIPIIQKAMYRGRLWNPDELQTGRGGRHISLAKTKESPSGMDGRTDQAGVRGPESGSSHRSTRIDETSKPGYNSDNNGTRPGAGKKRARRMPASSPSVAAGGEPSVGPQPSAGAGGRHDGQSTGRTERRASGKPAASKPEARKTTKKRERDNKDKGAPKWLKAKREEQRKP; this is encoded by the coding sequence ATGACTTGGGAATCACTGGGAATAGACGCGCGGCTCGCCGCGGCGCTGCGGGAGCATCGGATCGAGACGCCGACGCCCGTGCAGGCGGAGGCGATTCCGGCGCTGCTCGGCGGACGGGATATAAGCGCGAAATCGCAGACGGGCAGCGGCAAGACGCTGGCCTATCTGCTGCCGGCGCTGCAGCGAATCGATTCGGACAGCTCCCGGCTGCAGGCGATGGTGCTCGCGCCGACGCAGGAGCTGGCGATGCAAATCTTCCGCGTGGCGGAAATATACTGCCCGCCGCTCGGATTGCGCGCGCAGCCGCTGATCGGCGGCGCTTCGATGCAGCGCCAGGTCGAGAAGCTGCGGCAGCATCCGCACATCGTGATCGGGACGCCGGGACGTATCCACGAGCTGGCGGCGGCCGGCAAGCTGAGGCTGCATCATATCCGCGTTCTCGTCATCGACGAAGCGGATCAAGTGTTCAGTCTCGGCTCCGGCCGGGAAGTGGAGACGCTGCTCAAAGGAATGGTACGCGACCGTCAGGTCGCTTTCTTCTCGGCTACGCGCCCGCAGACGATGGCGGACGTGGAGCGGAAGTGGATGACAAATCCGGAGCGGATCGACGTGACGGCAGAGCCGGGCGCCGGCTCGAACGTGGAGCATTTTTATCTCGTGTGCGACAAGCGCGACAAAGTGGATACCGCCCGAAGGCTGATGCGGCTGATGAATCCGGCGTCGGCGCTCGCCTTTATTAACGATACCGACGAGATTGCGAATTACGAAGCGAAATTCGGCTACGAAGGCTTCGCCGTCGAGACGCTGTACGGCGATGCGGACAAGCAGCGGCGCGCCGCAACGCTGACCCGCTTCAGGGACGGCCGCTGCCGGCTGCTGCTGGCAACGGACGTAGCTGCACGCGGCCTTGATATCGAGAACCTGCCGCTCGTGCTTCACTTGGACCCGGCCCTCGATGCGGACATTTATGTGCACCGTTCGGGCCGGACGGGCCGCATGGGCAGGCCGGGCACAGTCGTGTCGATCGTGACGCCGCAGCAGCTGTTTATTATGGATAAATTCGCAAGGCAGCTCGGCATCCCGATTATACAGAAGGCCATGTACCGCGGGCGCCTATGGAACCCGGACGAGCTGCAAACCGGCCGCGGCGGACGGCACATCAGTCTGGCGAAAACGAAGGAATCGCCGTCCGGCATGGACGGCCGCACAGATCAAGCGGGAGTGCGAGGGCCGGAATCGGGTTCGAGCCACCGCAGTACCCGGATTGATGAAACGTCAAAACCCGGCTATAACAGCGATAACAACGGGACGAGACCCGGTGCAGGCAAGAAGAGAGCGCGCCGGATGCCTGCCTCTAGCCCAAGTGTCGCAGCGGGCGGCGAGCCGTCAGTGGGCCCGCAGCCGAGCGCTGGCGCCGGCGGCCGGCATGACGGTCAGAGCACCGGCAGAACGGAGCGGCGCGCAAGCGGCAAGCCTGCCGCATCCAAGCCCGAAGCCCGGAAAACGACAAAGAAACGCGAGCGCGACAACAAGGACAAAGGCGCGCCGAAATGGCTCAAGGCAAAGCGCGAGGAGCAGCGGAAGCCGTAA